One window from the genome of Erwinia sorbitola encodes:
- the rep gene encoding DNA helicase Rep, with amino-acid sequence MRLNPGQQHAVEFVTGPCLVLAGAGSGKTRVITNKIAHLIRECGYQARHIAAVTFTNKASREMKERVAQTLGRKEARGLMISTFHTLGLEIIKREYAALGMKAKFSLFDDQDQLALLKDLTEKWLENDKTLLQQLISTISNWKNDLMDPSRAAAGAISERDKLFAHCYGLYDKHLKSCNVLDFDDLILLPTLLFQRNQEVLERWQQRIRYLLVDEYQDTNTSQYELVKLLVGSRARFTVVGDDDQSIYSWRGARPQNLVLLQEDFPALQVIKLEQNYRSSERILKAANILIANNPHVFEKRLFSELGYGAELKVVTANHEDHEAERVTGELIAHHFINKTSYKDYAILYRGNHQSRVFEKMLMQNRIPYRISGGTSFFSRPEIKDLLAYLRVLTNADDDSAFMRIVNTPRREIGSATLQKLGDWAMQRNKSLFSASFDMGLEQTLSGRGLESLQRFTHWLQEIARLAEREPIAAVRDLIRDIDYESWLYETSPSQKAAEMRMKNVNTLFQWMTEMLEGSDIDEAMTLTQVVTRFTLRDMMERGESDEDSDQVQLMTLHASKGLEFPYVFLVGMEEGLLPHQSSIDENNVEEERRLAYVGITRAQKELTFTLCRERRQYGELVRPEPSRFLLELPQDDLKWESERKVVSAEERMQTGQSRVAGLRAMLDKAKK; translated from the coding sequence ATGCGTCTTAATCCTGGGCAACAACACGCCGTCGAATTTGTTACCGGGCCTTGTCTGGTGCTGGCTGGTGCCGGTTCAGGTAAAACACGCGTGATCACCAACAAAATTGCCCATCTGATCCGCGAGTGCGGCTATCAGGCGCGCCATATCGCGGCGGTAACTTTTACCAATAAAGCCTCACGCGAAATGAAAGAACGTGTGGCTCAAACCCTCGGGCGCAAAGAAGCGCGCGGGCTGATGATTTCGACCTTCCACACCCTGGGGTTGGAGATTATCAAACGTGAGTATGCAGCGCTGGGAATGAAAGCTAAGTTCTCACTGTTCGACGATCAGGATCAGCTGGCGCTACTGAAAGATTTAACTGAAAAGTGGCTGGAAAATGATAAAACCCTGCTGCAACAGCTGATCTCGACGATCTCGAACTGGAAGAACGATCTGATGGATCCGTCCCGTGCCGCGGCGGGCGCGATCTCGGAACGCGATAAGCTGTTTGCCCACTGCTATGGGCTGTATGACAAACATCTTAAATCATGCAACGTGCTGGACTTTGATGACCTGATTCTGCTGCCGACTCTGCTGTTCCAGCGTAATCAGGAGGTGCTTGAACGCTGGCAGCAGCGTATTCGCTATCTGCTGGTGGATGAATATCAGGATACCAACACCAGCCAGTACGAGCTGGTTAAACTGCTGGTAGGGAGCCGGGCGCGTTTCACCGTAGTGGGCGATGATGATCAGTCTATTTATTCATGGCGTGGCGCACGTCCACAGAACCTGGTGCTGTTACAGGAAGATTTTCCGGCGTTACAGGTGATTAAACTGGAGCAGAACTACCGCTCTTCTGAACGTATCCTGAAAGCAGCGAACATTCTGATCGCTAATAATCCGCATGTGTTTGAAAAGCGTCTGTTCTCTGAGCTGGGCTACGGTGCAGAGCTAAAAGTGGTCACAGCTAACCATGAAGATCATGAAGCGGAGCGCGTGACCGGAGAGCTGATCGCCCACCACTTTATCAATAAAACCAGCTACAAAGATTACGCCATTCTTTATCGCGGCAACCATCAGTCGCGGGTATTTGAAAAGATGCTGATGCAGAACCGCATCCCATATCGTATTTCGGGTGGTACGTCGTTCTTCTCACGGCCAGAGATCAAAGATCTGCTGGCCTATCTGCGTGTGCTGACCAACGCTGATGACGACAGTGCTTTTATGCGTATTGTGAATACGCCGCGGCGCGAAATTGGTTCCGCCACGCTGCAAAAGCTGGGTGACTGGGCGATGCAGCGTAACAAAAGCCTGTTCAGCGCCAGTTTTGATATGGGTCTGGAGCAGACGTTAAGCGGCCGTGGTCTGGAATCGCTACAGCGTTTCACCCACTGGTTGCAGGAGATTGCCCGCCTGGCTGAACGTGAGCCGATAGCGGCAGTGCGTGATTTGATTCGTGATATCGATTATGAAAGCTGGTTGTATGAAACTTCACCCAGCCAAAAAGCCGCCGAAATGCGCATGAAAAACGTCAACACTCTGTTCCAGTGGATGACTGAAATGCTGGAAGGCAGTGATATTGATGAAGCGATGACGCTGACCCAGGTAGTAACACGTTTTACCCTGCGCGACATGATGGAGCGTGGAGAAAGTGATGAGGATTCCGATCAGGTTCAGCTGATGACGCTACATGCCTCAAAAGGTCTGGAGTTCCCGTATGTCTTCCTGGTCGGTATGGAAGAGGGGCTGTTACCTCATCAAAGCAGCATCGACGAAAACAACGTTGAAGAGGAGCGACGTCTGGCCTATGTCGGGATCACCCGTGCGCAAAAAGAGCTGACGTTTACCCTGTGCCGCGAACGCCGTCAATATGGTGAGCTGGTGCGTCCGGAGCCAAGCCGTTTCCTGCTGGAGCTGCCGCAGGATGACCTGAAATGGGAGTCGGAGCGGAAAGTCGTCAGCGCGGAAGAGCGCATGCAAACCGGACAGAGTCGCGTGGCCGGTCTGCGTGCGATGCTGGATAAAGCGAAGAAATAG
- the ppiC gene encoding peptidylprolyl isomerase PpiC: protein MAKMAAALHILVKEEQLANDLLAQLQQGADFEKLAKKHSTCPSGKKGGHLGEFKQGAMVPAFDKVVFSCPLIEPQGPLHTQFGYHIIKVLYRN, encoded by the coding sequence ATGGCAAAAATGGCAGCAGCACTGCATATTCTGGTAAAAGAAGAACAACTGGCGAATGACCTGTTAGCACAGCTGCAACAGGGCGCTGATTTTGAGAAGCTGGCGAAGAAACACTCCACCTGCCCGTCAGGCAAAAAAGGCGGTCATTTAGGCGAGTTCAAACAGGGTGCGATGGTACCGGCATTCGATAAAGTGGTGTTCTCCTGCCCGCTGATCGAGCCACAAGGCCCGCTGCACACTCAGTTCGGTTACCACATCATTAAGGTGTTGTACCGTAACTAA
- the ilvC gene encoding ketol-acid reductoisomerase produces the protein MANYFNTLNLRNQLAQLGKCRFMAREEFADEASYLKGKKVVIVGCGAQGLNQGLNMRDSGLDIAYALRAEAIAEKRASWRKATENGFKVGTYEELIPQADLVINLTPDKQHSSVVQAVQPLMKDGAALGYSHGFNIVEVGEQVRKDITVIMVAPKCPGTEVREEYKRGFGVPTLIAVHPENDPKGEGMAIAKAWAAATGGHRAGVLESSFVAEVKSDLMGEQTILCGMLQAGSLLCFDKLVAEGTDAAYAEKLIQFGWETITEALKQGGITLMMDRLSNPAKLRAFALSEQLKTIMAPLFEKHMDDIISGEFSSGMMADWANDDKNLLTWREETGKTAFETAPQFEGKISEQDYFDQGVVMIAMVKAGVELAFETMVAAGIIEESAYYESLHELPLIANTIARKRLYEMNVVISDTAEYGNYLFSYAAVPLLKEFMTTLQAGDLGQAVNTATTVDNAQLRDVNEAIRNHDIETVGRTLRGYMTDMKRIAVAG, from the coding sequence ATGGCTAACTATTTCAACACTTTGAACCTGCGCAACCAGTTAGCGCAATTAGGTAAATGTCGTTTTATGGCGCGCGAAGAATTCGCCGATGAAGCCAGCTACCTGAAGGGCAAAAAAGTCGTCATCGTTGGTTGTGGTGCTCAGGGCCTGAACCAGGGTTTGAACATGCGCGATTCCGGCCTGGACATCGCCTATGCTCTGCGTGCAGAGGCCATTGCTGAGAAACGTGCTTCATGGCGTAAAGCGACCGAAAATGGTTTCAAAGTGGGCACTTACGAAGAGCTGATCCCGCAGGCCGATCTGGTGATCAACCTGACGCCGGACAAACAGCACAGCTCAGTTGTACAGGCTGTTCAGCCGCTGATGAAAGACGGTGCTGCGCTGGGTTACTCTCACGGCTTCAATATCGTTGAAGTGGGCGAGCAGGTACGTAAAGACATCACCGTAATCATGGTGGCACCGAAATGCCCGGGCACCGAAGTGCGTGAAGAGTACAAACGTGGTTTCGGTGTGCCAACGCTGATCGCGGTTCACCCGGAAAACGACCCTAAAGGCGAAGGTATGGCGATTGCTAAAGCCTGGGCTGCGGCGACTGGCGGTCACCGTGCGGGCGTGCTGGAATCTTCCTTTGTAGCGGAAGTGAAATCTGACCTGATGGGCGAGCAGACCATCCTGTGCGGTATGTTGCAGGCGGGTTCACTGCTGTGTTTCGACAAGCTGGTTGCTGAAGGCACCGACGCAGCTTATGCAGAAAAACTGATTCAGTTCGGCTGGGAGACCATCACTGAAGCACTGAAGCAGGGCGGTATCACCCTGATGATGGATCGCCTGTCTAACCCGGCGAAACTGCGTGCATTCGCCCTCTCTGAGCAGTTGAAAACCATTATGGCTCCGCTGTTTGAGAAGCACATGGATGACATTATCTCCGGTGAGTTCTCTTCCGGTATGATGGCTGACTGGGCAAACGACGATAAAAATCTGCTGACATGGCGTGAAGAGACCGGTAAGACCGCGTTCGAAACCGCTCCGCAGTTTGAAGGTAAAATCTCCGAGCAGGATTACTTCGATCAGGGCGTAGTCATGATTGCCATGGTGAAAGCGGGCGTTGAGCTGGCATTTGAAACCATGGTTGCTGCTGGCATCATTGAAGAGTCTGCTTACTACGAATCACTGCACGAACTGCCGCTGATTGCGAACACTATTGCCCGTAAGCGCCTGTATGAAATGAACGTGGTTATCTCGGATACTGCGGAATACGGTAACTACCTGTTCTCTTACGCGGCAGTACCGCTGCTGAAAGAGTTTATGACAACCTTGCAGGCAGGCGACCTGGGCCAGGCGGTGAATACTGCCACCACCGTTGATAACGCGCAGCTGCGCGATGTTAACGAAGCCATCCGCAACCATGATATCGAAACCGTGGGCCGCACACTGCGTGGCTACATGACCGATATGAAACGTATCGCGGTAGCAGGTTAA
- the ilvY gene encoding HTH-type transcriptional activator IlvY — MDLRDLKLFLHLAESRHFGRSARAMHVSPSTLSRQIQRMEEDLGQTLFLRDNRTVTLTDAGERLRQFAQQTLLQYQQMRHAIGQNGPSLSGELKLFCSVTAAYSHLPPILDRFRAEHPLVEIKLTTGDAADAVEKVQTNEVDIAIAGRPETLPTSIGFMPLGLIPLVLIAPALPCPVRTQATQPQPDWAQIPFILPAQGPSRRRIDLWFRHRHIANPQIYATVSGHEAIVSMVALGCGIALLPDVVLENSPEPIRNRILELEDVEMVAPFELGVCVQKKRLTEPLIDAFWKLL, encoded by the coding sequence ATGGATTTACGCGACCTGAAATTGTTTCTCCATCTGGCTGAAAGCCGCCATTTCGGGCGCAGTGCACGGGCGATGCATGTCAGCCCCTCAACGCTCTCACGACAGATTCAGCGGATGGAGGAAGATCTCGGGCAGACGCTATTTTTACGCGACAACCGTACCGTTACCCTGACCGATGCCGGAGAGCGTCTGCGCCAGTTCGCGCAGCAAACGCTGTTGCAGTATCAGCAGATGCGTCACGCTATCGGTCAGAACGGCCCGTCACTCAGCGGTGAACTGAAGCTATTCTGCTCGGTAACCGCCGCTTACAGCCATCTGCCGCCAATCCTCGATCGGTTTCGTGCCGAACATCCGCTGGTTGAAATCAAACTCACCACCGGCGATGCTGCCGATGCGGTGGAAAAAGTGCAGACCAACGAGGTGGATATTGCCATTGCGGGGCGACCGGAAACGTTGCCCACCAGCATTGGCTTTATGCCTCTCGGACTGATTCCTCTGGTGCTGATCGCACCGGCGCTGCCCTGCCCGGTTCGAACTCAGGCAACCCAGCCGCAGCCCGACTGGGCGCAAATCCCGTTTATTCTGCCCGCTCAGGGGCCATCGCGGCGGCGTATTGATTTATGGTTCCGTCATCGCCATATCGCGAATCCGCAGATTTACGCTACGGTCTCCGGCCATGAGGCGATTGTATCAATGGTGGCGTTGGGCTGTGGTATTGCACTGCTGCCCGACGTGGTGCTGGAAAACAGCCCGGAGCCGATACGTAACCGCATTCTGGAACTGGAAGATGTGGAGATGGTAGCGCCGTTTGAGCTGGGCGTTTGCGTACAAAAAAAGCGACTCACAGAGCCGCTTATTGATGCTTTCTGGAAACTGCTTTAG
- the ilvA gene encoding threonine ammonia-lyase, biosynthetic, giving the protein MAESQPLSDQPNGAEYLRAVLRAPVYEAAQVTPLQKMEKISARLGNTILVKREDRQPVHSFKLRGAYAMIAGLNEEQKARGVITASAGNHAQGVALSSSKLGIKSLIVMPVATADIKVDAVRAFGGEVYLFGANFDEAKAKAIELSELQGYTFVPPFDHPMVIAGQGTLAMELLQQDAHLDRVFVPVGGGGLAAGVAVLIKQLMPQIKVIAVEAADSACLKAALDAGHPVDLPRVGLFAEGVAVKRIGDETFRLCQEYLDDIITVDSDAICAAMKDLFDDVRAVAEPSGALALAGMKKYIQLHQIQGERLAHVLSGANVNFHGLRYVSERCELGEQREALLAVTIPEQQGSFLRFCQLLGGRSVTEFNYRYAHADEACIFVGVRLTRGLDEREEILTLLSEGGYKVVDLSDDEMAKLHVRYMVGGRPSKPLREKLFSFEFPEAPGALLRFLQTLGTHWNISLFHYRSHGTDYGRVLAAFELSDSEPQFEEHLAALGYDFHDETHNPAFRFFLAG; this is encoded by the coding sequence ATGGCTGAATCTCAACCGCTATCCGATCAACCCAATGGCGCGGAGTATCTGCGTGCCGTGCTGCGTGCCCCGGTGTATGAAGCTGCGCAGGTGACACCGTTGCAGAAGATGGAAAAAATCTCTGCGCGCCTCGGTAACACTATTTTGGTGAAACGTGAGGATCGCCAGCCGGTGCACAGCTTCAAGCTGCGCGGTGCTTACGCAATGATTGCCGGGCTGAACGAAGAGCAGAAGGCCAGAGGGGTGATTACCGCCTCGGCCGGTAACCATGCCCAGGGCGTGGCGCTCTCTTCCAGCAAGCTGGGGATCAAATCTCTGATTGTGATGCCGGTGGCAACTGCGGATATCAAAGTGGATGCTGTGCGTGCGTTTGGCGGTGAGGTTTATCTGTTTGGGGCCAACTTTGACGAAGCGAAAGCGAAAGCCATTGAGCTGTCCGAATTGCAGGGCTATACCTTTGTGCCGCCGTTCGATCACCCGATGGTCATCGCCGGGCAGGGCACGCTGGCTATGGAACTGTTGCAGCAGGATGCTCACCTGGATCGCGTCTTCGTGCCGGTAGGCGGTGGCGGGCTGGCGGCGGGTGTCGCGGTGTTGATCAAGCAGCTGATGCCGCAAATCAAAGTGATTGCGGTCGAAGCTGCCGATTCGGCCTGTCTGAAAGCCGCGCTTGATGCCGGTCATCCGGTTGATCTGCCGCGCGTCGGGCTGTTTGCTGAAGGGGTGGCGGTGAAGCGGATCGGTGACGAAACGTTCCGCCTGTGTCAGGAGTATCTGGACGATATTATCACCGTTGACAGCGATGCCATCTGTGCCGCGATGAAAGATCTGTTTGACGATGTTCGCGCGGTCGCGGAGCCTTCAGGGGCGCTGGCGCTGGCAGGGATGAAGAAGTATATCCAGCTGCACCAGATCCAGGGTGAACGCCTGGCACATGTGCTGTCTGGCGCTAACGTGAACTTCCACGGCCTGCGCTACGTCTCTGAGCGATGCGAGTTGGGTGAGCAGCGTGAAGCGCTGCTGGCGGTAACCATTCCTGAGCAGCAGGGTAGCTTCCTGCGTTTCTGCCAGTTACTGGGCGGCCGTTCGGTCACCGAGTTCAACTACCGTTACGCTCACGCTGATGAAGCCTGTATTTTCGTGGGTGTAAGGCTGACGCGCGGCCTGGACGAACGTGAGGAGATTCTGACGCTTCTTTCCGAGGGCGGTTACAAGGTGGTGGATCTCTCCGACGACGAAATGGCGAAGCTGCATGTGCGTTACATGGTCGGCGGACGTCCATCTAAGCCACTACGTGAAAAGCTGTTCAGCTTTGAGTTCCCGGAAGCGCCCGGTGCGCTGCTGCGTTTCTTGCAGACGCTCGGCACTCACTGGAATATTTCGCTGTTCCACTATCGCAGCCACGGCACCGACTATGGCCGCGTGCTGGCGGCATTTGAGCTGAGTGACAGTGAACCGCAGTTCGAAGAGCATCTGGCGGCGCTGGGCTATGATTTCCACGATGAAACGCATAACCCTGCTTTCCGCTTCTTCCTTGCTGGCTAA
- the ilvD gene encoding dihydroxy-acid dehydratase, producing the protein MPKYRSATTTHGRNMAGARALWRATGMTDDDFGKPIIAVVNSFTQFVPGHVHLRDLGKLVAEEIEASGGVAKEFNTIAVDDGIAMGHGGMLYSLPSRELIADSVEYMVNAHCADAMVCISNCDKITPGMLMASLRLNIPVIFVSGGPMEAGKTKLSDKIIKLDLVDAMIQGANPNVSDAESDQIERSACPTCGSCSGMFTANSMNCLTEALGLSQPGNGSLLATHADRKELFLNAGRRIVALTKRYYEQDDETALPRSIASKAAFENAITLDIAMGGSTNTVLHLLAAAQEGEIDFDISDIDRLSREVPHLCKVAPSTQKYHMEDVHRAGGVLGILGELDRAGLLDNSVRNILGLSLRETLDQYDIMLTKDEAVKKMFRAGPAGIRTTQAFSQDTRWDTLDDDRKEGCIRSREFAFSQDGGLAVLYGNIAENGCIVKTAGVDEGSLVFSGPAKVYESQDDAVSAILGGKVVAGDVVVIRYEGPKGGPGMQEMLYPTTYLKSMGLGKACALITDGRFSGGTSGLSIGHASPEAASGGTIALVKDGDTINIDIPNRGIELAISVEELAARRREEEARGDEAWTPHGRERQVSFALRAYATLATSADKGAVRDKSKLGG; encoded by the coding sequence ATGCCTAAGTATCGTTCCGCCACCACCACCCACGGCCGAAATATGGCGGGTGCCCGTGCACTGTGGCGCGCCACGGGAATGACCGATGATGATTTCGGCAAACCGATTATTGCGGTTGTTAACTCCTTCACGCAGTTCGTGCCTGGCCACGTTCATCTGCGCGATCTGGGAAAACTGGTCGCTGAAGAGATCGAAGCGTCAGGCGGCGTTGCGAAAGAGTTCAACACCATTGCCGTCGATGATGGTATCGCGATGGGCCACGGCGGGATGCTCTACTCTCTGCCGTCTCGCGAGCTGATCGCTGACTCGGTGGAGTATATGGTGAATGCACACTGTGCTGATGCCATGGTGTGTATTTCCAACTGCGACAAGATCACCCCCGGAATGCTGATGGCTTCACTGCGCCTGAATATTCCGGTGATCTTCGTTTCCGGCGGCCCGATGGAAGCGGGTAAAACTAAGCTCTCCGACAAAATCATCAAACTCGACCTGGTTGATGCGATGATTCAGGGGGCAAACCCGAACGTCAGCGATGCAGAGAGCGATCAGATTGAGCGCTCTGCTTGCCCAACCTGCGGCTCCTGTTCCGGTATGTTCACCGCTAACTCAATGAACTGCCTGACCGAAGCGCTGGGTCTGTCACAGCCAGGTAACGGCTCACTGCTGGCGACCCACGCCGATCGTAAAGAGTTGTTCCTGAATGCTGGCCGTCGAATTGTTGCTCTGACTAAGCGTTATTACGAGCAGGATGATGAAACGGCACTGCCGCGCAGCATCGCCAGCAAAGCAGCCTTTGAAAACGCCATCACGCTGGATATCGCCATGGGCGGTTCCACTAACACTGTTCTGCATTTGCTGGCTGCTGCCCAGGAAGGCGAAATTGACTTCGATATTTCTGATATCGACCGCCTGTCCCGTGAGGTTCCGCACCTGTGTAAAGTGGCACCAAGCACCCAGAAATATCATATGGAAGACGTACACCGTGCGGGTGGCGTGCTCGGTATTCTTGGTGAGCTGGATCGCGCCGGATTGCTGGACAATAGCGTACGTAACATCCTCGGCCTGAGCCTGCGGGAAACCCTCGATCAGTACGACATCATGCTGACCAAAGATGAAGCGGTGAAGAAAATGTTCCGCGCCGGCCCGGCGGGTATTCGTACCACCCAGGCGTTCTCGCAGGACACTCGTTGGGACACGCTGGATGACGATCGTAAGGAGGGCTGTATTCGCTCACGCGAGTTTGCTTTCAGTCAGGACGGTGGCCTGGCGGTGCTGTATGGCAACATCGCTGAAAACGGCTGTATTGTTAAAACGGCAGGCGTTGATGAAGGCAGTCTGGTGTTTAGCGGCCCGGCGAAAGTCTATGAAAGTCAGGACGATGCGGTTTCTGCCATTCTCGGCGGAAAAGTTGTCGCCGGTGATGTGGTGGTGATCCGTTACGAAGGCCCGAAAGGCGGTCCCGGCATGCAGGAAATGCTCTATCCGACTACTTATCTGAAATCTATGGGGCTCGGCAAAGCCTGTGCGTTGATCACCGACGGTCGTTTCTCCGGCGGTACTTCTGGTCTCTCCATTGGTCATGCCTCACCGGAAGCAGCCAGTGGCGGTACTATCGCACTGGTAAAAGATGGAGATACCATCAATATCGATATTCCTAACCGCGGTATTGAGCTGGCGATCTCTGTTGAAGAGCTGGCAGCACGCCGTCGTGAAGAAGAAGCTCGCGGCGATGAAGCCTGGACGCCACACGGTCGTGAACGTCAGGTCTCCTTTGCGCTGCGCGCTTATGCCACACTGGCAACCAGCGCTGATAAAGGCGCCGTCCGTGATAAGAGTAAGCTGGGAGGCTAA
- a CDS encoding branched-chain amino acid transaminase: MTKKADFIWFNGEMVKWEDAKVSVMSHALHYGTSVFEGVRCYDSHKGPVVFRHREHMQRLRDSAKIYRFPVSLSVDELMEACRATLRKNNLKSAYIRPLVFVGDVGLGVNPPDGYETDVIIAAFPWGAYLGAEALEQGIDAMVSSWNRVAPNTLPTAAKAGGNYLSSLLVGSEARRHGYQEGIALDTQGYISEGAGENLFEVKDGILFTPPFTSSALPGITRDAIIKLAQDMGIEVREQVLSRESLYLADEVFMSGTAAEITPVRSVDGIQVGEGKRGPVTARIQSAFFGLFTGETEDKWGWLDPVNP, translated from the coding sequence ATGACGAAGAAAGCAGACTTTATCTGGTTCAATGGCGAGATGGTAAAATGGGAAGACGCTAAGGTTAGCGTGATGTCCCATGCCCTGCACTACGGCACTTCAGTATTTGAAGGCGTACGCTGCTATGACTCGCACAAAGGGCCAGTAGTCTTCCGCCATCGTGAACATATGCAACGCCTGCGCGATTCTGCAAAAATTTACCGTTTCCCTGTCAGTCTGAGCGTTGATGAACTGATGGAGGCCTGCCGTGCCACTCTGCGCAAGAATAATCTTAAGAGTGCCTATATTCGTCCGTTAGTGTTTGTTGGTGATGTTGGTCTGGGCGTTAACCCGCCGGACGGCTACGAAACTGATGTCATTATCGCTGCCTTCCCATGGGGCGCTTACCTCGGTGCTGAAGCGCTGGAGCAGGGGATTGATGCGATGGTTTCTTCATGGAACCGCGTGGCGCCAAACACGCTGCCGACTGCGGCCAAAGCGGGCGGTAACTATCTCTCCTCACTGTTGGTAGGCAGCGAAGCTCGCCGCCACGGTTATCAGGAAGGTATCGCGCTGGACACTCAGGGTTATATCTCTGAAGGCGCGGGTGAAAACCTCTTTGAAGTGAAAGACGGGATCCTCTTTACGCCACCGTTCACCTCTTCTGCGCTGCCAGGAATTACCCGTGACGCCATCATCAAACTGGCGCAGGATATGGGTATTGAAGTGCGTGAGCAGGTACTGTCACGTGAATCTCTGTACCTGGCTGATGAAGTGTTTATGTCAGGTACCGCAGCAGAAATCACTCCGGTACGCAGCGTTGACGGTATTCAGGTTGGCGAAGGTAAACGCGGCCCGGTTACCGCGCGTATCCAGTCTGCATTCTTTGGTCTGTTCACGGGTGAAACGGAAGACAAATGGGGCTGGCTGGATCCGGTTAACCCATAA
- the ilvM gene encoding acetolactate synthase 2 small subunit: MKQHQLSIEARFRPEILERILRVVRHRGFQVCSMNMASLVNTDNINIEMTVASLRSVDLLSTQLSKLMDVACVQIQQQTSQQIRA, encoded by the coding sequence ATGAAACAGCATCAATTGTCTATAGAAGCACGTTTTCGCCCGGAAATACTGGAACGCATTTTGCGCGTCGTACGTCACCGTGGTTTTCAGGTGTGCTCAATGAACATGGCGTCGCTGGTGAATACTGACAATATTAATATTGAGATGACCGTTGCCAGCCTGCGCTCTGTCGATTTACTGTCAACACAGTTGAGTAAATTGATGGACGTGGCATGCGTTCAGATCCAACAACAAACATCACAACAAATCCGCGCATAA